Sequence from the Castanea sativa cultivar Marrone di Chiusa Pesio chromosome 12, ASM4071231v1 genome:
CTGAGAGAAGGGTCTCTAGTGAAACCAAGTACAGGATCTACCACCATTCTACACTCATAGCAGCCAGAGAATCTCCTGAATGGCATTCCTCTGAAAGACCCACCAGCACTGGATGAATTGGAAGATGCAGAAAATGAAGACGAAGAATTAGTAGAGGAAACAACTCCATTGAGTTCATGCAATGGAGTTTTCATGGATCTGCTAGAAGCATCATTGCTACTTGAACCCAGTGAGGCCCTTTTCTTGAAGAGTTCAGGGGATCCTGTTTCAGCTCTGTGCATCACCTTTGTGTTACTACAGAGTGAGCCAGAGCACTTCATTTTCTTGCATTTCTTTGCATTCTCTTCCATGGCTTGCTCCTGCTGTTGCTGCAGTAGCTCTTTCTGTTGTTGTCGCTTTTGTTGTTGCTTTGGCGGTGGTGGTTGTTGCAGTGTTTGGAGATCCTTACAGCTCAATAGGCCTCTTACAACTGACCAAGAGGGTGGTTTCGCAGGTTTTTGGGGCTgggggttttggttttggttctGGTTATGGTGGATTTGCTTggtgggttttgtttggtttttgtttctAGCCATTGAAAAGGAGAGCTAATCAAACAATGGTGTGTCTGTGACAGCTAAAAAGAAATGGTAAGTTTTGGTGCTCTGGTTTTACTGTTTTAGTAGAAATTGCTGGGACAATGGAGCTGCAGAGTGCAGAGGGAGCTTCCTTTTGTTGAGGATTATTATGGATTTGGAACTTTGTGGGCCTCTTTAATATGtacattttttacttgatttatatattaattgattGAGATGTGTGAGACATTGTTAATGATGCGCATCTGACCGTTGAGTTGCAGAGGAAGATTCTTTGATTGGTAGTACCTTGTGACAAGAAAGATATGAGTCACCACACATTATAACACCACCAAATTGACCATCTTTATTgcccaataataataataataataaggagaAATTACAGTAAACTCACCTGTGGTAAGGCTCGTTTTCACTTTGTCTACCTGTGATTtaatcatttacactttgcccacttgAGCTTCAATCTGTTACTCATCCGTTACCCACCTCACCCTCAGAcgttagaaaaacacatttttattcCAAATTAGAATATAACATGGATCAAAAACCCGAACCAACAGTTTTTTTCCTCACAAGCCCTAAAAACACGAAAATCCCTTGTATTGAgctggattttgattttttagatcGTGCTTTCGTGTGAGGGTGAGGTTCTGTCCGTGGGTTGTCTTAAGGCATTGAATATTCGAAGATAGATCATCACCAGGTACGACATTTCTGCTTTATGTGGGTTGGGGTTTTAAGTTTTGTGGGTTGGGGTTTCAAGTTTTGATGGTAGCTTTGATTCAATGCTAGGAAATTGATAATCGATGTCTTCTTCGAGTGGAAATTACTCAGGTTCAAGTGGGCATTTGTGTACATATGAGACTTGTGTGCTAAGAACAAGTCTGACAGTGGATTATTTTGGGAGAAGGTTTCTGGGTTGTAGCCGATATAAGGTAAGTATACTTTTTACTTAATCTAGTTGATTCACGTGAGATTGGAATATGATGTGTTCAATTCAATTTATAAACAGATTAGTCCTAAGTGccctttctttaaatggattggTAATCCCACTTGTATGCGTGGAAATGAAGCTGCCCATTTGGTGCAACAAAAGTTGGATTTACTGCAGAGTGAACTGCAACTTGCACATGAAAGGGAAATAACAGTTACCCAAACAACTGCAGAAGCTACCTAAAGGGTAAAAATTGCTCAAGACAGGGCAACAAAAGCCACGGATAGGAAGAGAAAGTTTCAAGCTTCCTCTATTCAAGCCAAGGAGATAGCAGTGAGAGCTTTAGAGTAAGAGAGAAAGTGCAGAATTGCACTAATTCTgtcatgggtttttttttttttttttgttatgttgtTTTCATGTTTTGACTCAATTGAGAATGTTGGAATGATGAGATTGAGTCTACTTGGGGGGTTGTAATATAAGCTGGTACTCAATTGTATTGTAATAGAACTATGTaagatttttttgagaatgagaaCTATGTAAGATGgtagtgttaggattagtgtccttaaatcctattgtatgatgctatgtatgacattatgtatgacatgatgtatgactttgtattgtgattgataaacttattttattactattgaaaataatggtaacgtgaatatgggacattatcatatagtccatgagatgcattgtatgtgattaatgtgaaaagtcacagaagatgtaaatcacaagttctttgtaaactcagaatttatagttcgtagtcggtgatgaaattgggcatttcatctgcgaagactataacatgtcaactaagatgatttgtcttgatcatggaagtggaaacttcaagttgatatgttgatatgttttaagagttgaaacatattgaactggactgctgtgagatttattattcttctaacgactgtcaaatgaataataaatctcacgacttctatttgcatgaactcttaatcctgagagaataatggacctgatcaagaagtgtaggttgctttgatatatcaagagtgagatctaaagtgacagtcaaaacctcagtatgttgagcagccacatttagtgttgatggaacatatattctcaagatggaattcatagtctcttgatggagatataaaatattcccttgagataaatttaatgggttcagttattcagagagttaggcctaaccactttagtaagaaattactaaagtatatatttatgaaattggatttcataaatatataatgaataactttaaagaattaaatcgggtactcaaggataagatgtagtaatttacaaagtggcagtctacatttatgactttgtgttactacgaatattttatgaaggggttacgtgtataataaagtcttgggatataatttattaataaggcctagagtgcaattatatttatatagtggtattaaatataattaatggtaactttggacttgtcaagagttgacggaaaagcccaaggcccattggagctagtgtcttattggtcccttttggtcccactccaagccacacactaaagcccaattggaaaggcccaataggccaacccctttagataatcagttagttataaagagagaaacatacataatttttattagaagagattagaaaagaaaaagaaacggtgtatgagagagagtgagacacactttcattctccctttgaaaaactgattaaaagaccacacatcttgggcgtaaagtggaattggagtgaagattaaaagtgttcccaagtgcttctaatctttgttttgaatttctccacaccaaggtacgctatcttgttcttaaattctgaaatttacatagtgcatgttatcaatcatgaatgaaatagatccttgttcgttgcttccactgtgggttttgcatgagatgcaaaaccagaatttttccttcaggtAGATGGTGTTGGCTTGAagccacttaataatataagcCTTTTTAAGATAAAGTATTATTTATGTTCGATGttgttggtatttttgtttaaagtgaATTGGCTACTTGTGAGCTGTGagctgttggtgttggtgttggtgttttGTTGGATGCTATGAGCTGTGCCAGGATTGTGCATAAAGTGCATTGTGTGAAGACAATTGTGTTTAAAGTGCATGACAACTATCTGTCAACTTGCAAGAAAAGACAACAAATGCACACATACACCTATTCAACACATACACCTGCTGCTATTCAACACATACACCTGCTAGTCAACACATACAGCTGCACACATAAACAAACTCATATATGGAactcatatataaaaaaaatgcaataatcTGAATAATAATTCTAAACCTGTCATTAAGTTGGGAAATTGTATACATAATAATTCAGCAACCACCAGTAAATATAAAGCATTTGGTACAACAACCAAAACAGTTGCACCTACCCATTGTTTACAAAACTTACAAAAGTACAAAAAGTGTTTGAACAGGGCAATTTGAAAATGTCTTGCCATTGTCTACAAATCCCAAACAGTGTCTGCCCTAACACTACATAACCCtaataaatagtaacaaaagtGTCTTGAATTAGTCTTCATTTACTGCCCCTGTCTCATCTCCCACCACAGCTGGTCTTTCGAGCTCTTGTTTTACAGTTCTAAGTCCTAGCTGCATCACCCTTTCCTCTCAAAACAGCTCATCTGGTAGCAAGTATCCTTGTAGGTGCTCTGCTGTCCCGTGTTTCTGCAGGGGTGTGTGCTGCTGGCTGGCTGGCTTGAAAAGAACTAAGGAGCTCCTCTAACTTTGTACCTGAAGTCTGAAGAGTACTACTGACTTGGGTTCTGTGACCATGGAGCTGGTGGCTGTGACCATGGAGCCTGTGGCTGTGGCTGTAACCCTGCTGCCTAGTTGGATAAGGATGAGGCCATAGTGTAAGGCTGAGCTGAGGATTGGGTCTGTGATGAAGATGGGGCCTGGGATCCTTGTCTGCGTGTAGAAGGCCTTCCACTTCCCTGCAACCAAATATGAGCATTTTTTTATAGTGTCAGCTATTGGCATTTTGCATTTGAATAAAAAACGTTTGTGACAACTTGCAGATTTCTGCAATCTCTGCCTCCTCTCCTATGGTGTCTCACCAGTGACATTAGCCTTGCATCCCCTTGCATTATGCCCTTCCTTTTGACACCTTCCACACCTCACTGGCTTGTTTGATCTAGACACTTTATAAGGGTTCCTTGGCTCATCAgcatctctcttcctcttcatagGTGGCCTGCCTGGTGGCTTATAGATAATAGGTGCAACAGGCTTGGGTTGGCCACTTGACATCCACTCAGATTGGCCAGGCATGGGAGGTATGGGTGTCTTGTATGTCTCCACAAAAGCATCCTTGTAGTAGCATGGATGGGTGTAGTCTTATAGTTTCTCACGATTTACAAAAATGGCTGCAACTCCATGCTTGCAAGGGATTCCTGTCAAGTCCTATGCTCTACAACTGCATGTCCTCTATACCAAGTCCACCACATGCCTTTCCCTCCCATTGTCAACCTCATACACAAACCTCCCAAATGGCATCGCACAGAAGTTCTTAGACTCTAATTTTAACTTCTCCAACTTGTCCTGTATGCTTGGACACAACTTGCCACCATACTTTTCTATGCCAATCTTCTTTATATACATCCTGGTCATAAGCCTAACTCTGATATACTCCAGCATTGATAAGATGGGCTTGTCTCTAGCCTTCACAATCATAGAGTTAAAACTCTCACTCAGATTGTTTACCAGACAATCTGTCAAAGCTCTTGAAGAAAAGTGGGATATGGTCCATTGTGCAGGCTCTATATCAGCCAGGTACTTCCAAGCTTCTTCATTCAAACTCTTAAGAtgctttctctccctctcaaattCCCTGGCTGATGTTGTGCCAGCACACCTCCACAGTACACTCTTCAACTCTATGCCCTTGTGATTAACCTTAAAGTTGTTGTATATGTGCTTCACACAATACCTGTGCTCCACACAATACCTGTGCTCCACAGTTAGGAATAGAGTCTCCATTGCAGGTAGAAGGCCCTGCAATCAAGTAAGCATTCAATGTCAACAAGTAAGCATTCAATGTCAGCAAGTAAGCATTCAATGTCAGCAAGTAAGCATGTAAAAAGGTAAGCATGTAATGATAATACCTTCTGCCTGTCACTGATGAATACCAGATTAAGCTCCTCTGGCCTGCCAATGTCATCTGCAAACTGCTCTAAGAACCAGATCCAGCTGTCCTTGGTCTCTTGCTCAACCACAGCCATTGCCACTAGGAATATATTGTCATTTCCATCCTTGGCAGTGGCAGACAATAATTGTCCACCAAACCTCCCCTTCAAATGGCATCCATCTAGCCCAACAAAGGGTCGACAACCACCTAGAAAGCCAACCTTCTGAGCATTGTACCTAATGTACATCCTTTTAAACTTGGGTTCTACATTCTCATTTTCCATCTCTGTTTGCAGAATCACCTTGCTTCCTACATCTGTCCTCCTTATCGTTTCTGCATAATCTCTAAGTAGGCCATACTAAGCCTCCTCATTCCCAGTAATCAGTCCCCTAGCTGCCTTCCTTGATCTATACACCTGACTAATACTCAAATCAACAGAAATCTGTTGCATCACATGGTGCTTAACACCTGAGACCTCCCAATTAGGATTCTTACCAAAATCCTTCAAATACTTATTTGCCACATAGGCTCATGTAATTTGCCCATTTTGAAATGTAAGGGGGCAGGTACACTCAAGATAAAGTGTCTTGATCTCAAATGTGCACTCTCCAGTCACCATTGAGGCATAACATCTCCATCCACAATTGTTCTTACAATGTACAAAAATCTTCTTATTCTCATTCAACTTCCACTTGACATCAATGTGATTCTGAATCACATACTCCCTCAAAGCCTTCCTAAACACCTTGGAGTTTGGGAACTTCATCCCTTTTACCAACCTAACATTTTCCATATCAATCCTCTCATTGAACTCCAAATTGCCAGGCCTCTGCTCATCATCAGACCCATCCAAACTTACAATATCATCCTCTAAAGCTGGTTCAGCCCACTTTTCATCTAAATCTATGTTTGGGGGAGGAACATTGCTTGGGCCAGGTGCATCTGTGTTTGGCTGAGGTGTATGAGTGTTTGGATGAGTTGTATCAGTGGTTGGTTGTGGTGTATCAATTGTTGGACCAGTGTTAGTCTCAGATGGCATTGTGTGAGGTGGAGAAGACTCACCAAAAATATCATCAGCAAAGTCTTCTCCTTCCAGACCTTCATTCAACCAATCAAACTCCTCCTCTACCCCCACACTACCATCACCATGTCCTGTAGCAGCTCCTACACCACCCCCTGTAGCAGCCCTACACCCCCTACAGCAGCCCCTGCAGTAGCTCCTGCACCAACCCCAGCAACATCAAGAACTTCAACTGCAAATGGAGCATGACCACTCTCCATATACAGTATGATAGTGTCTCTAAGCTTGCACATGGGCACCACATCTTGATCATCTTGTATGAGCCTCAAGTCTTGCTCCAAGTTGCCCTCAGGACCTAAATAATGAACCCTACACAGTTCATCAATCCCCAAGTCCTCACATATACCTTGTATTTCAAAATAACTAAGCCTATCAAGATCCCTATGCACTATTTCAACTTTCCCTCCAAAGTATTCTAAACTAGGGTTCCACACAAAAGTACCCCCATAATGTACCTCAAATTTCACTATTTCATCATCCATCTGTAATAACAAATTACCATTTGACACGTACACAATTAACAATTAAAGAATAGTAAACAATAGACACAAAAGAGTAAACACTTGCATGTTTCTGTTTGGCTTTTGGAATGCAACACACACATTAGAGGGACCACATTTCTGCTTTGCTTTTGTTTCTGTTTTACTAAATAGCAAACACTAAAATTTAAACCAACAGAAACACTAAAATTTCCCATTCGGTCCACTGTGAGACACAATGAACACAACAGACAAAATGCCtataaacaaacacaacacaaatccaaacaacAGGTAACATTACATCAACAAACACAACCAATAATCTCATTACATTACATGTAACATTGACCAGTGATTtattacacaaaaaattataaaacaactAGAAGCCCAAATTAAAAACCCAAACAGTGACTGATTTCTTACCAGGATTTTAGTCCCTCGAACAACCCGTTGCTCGTCTAGGTTTATACTTGCAGCGCGAACTCAATATCAGACGTAGAATGGGGTTTCACAAGGGATTTTCGTGTTTCTAGGGCTCGTGAGGAAAAGAACTATTGGTTCGGGTTTTTGATCCGTGTTATGTTCTAATTTGGAATAAAAATTAGGTTTTCTAACGTCTGAGGGTGAGGTGGGTAACGGATTGAAGCTCAGGTGGACAAAGTGTAAATAattaaaccacaggtaggcaaagtgaaaacgaGCCTtaccacaggtgggtttactgtaatttcccataataataattttgcgagttagagcactagcattagGGGTGTCCACTTCTAGTTGCTATTTTATAATTCAAGATATCATAAACCCACTTCATCCGGATttgcaaacataaaaaaaaaaaatttgcaacctaTGAACAGGTTGCAACTTTACTATTCATagcttgaaaaaataaaaataaaaatattttaatcttgtagttgtgtgtgaagaaaaaaattaagtgggaggaaaatacttcttattattttattaggtagcttattttgttttattgagttatatgtaaaaataaaaactgtgaTATAAAATGAGATGTAAAATAAGTTAGTAAAACagataaattaatatttgagaatgcaaaataattttttttttttttgcccccgGATGCTAAAAGGGTGTTTGGTTATGGTTTGtttgaacaagtttttgaaTTAAGTCCTCGTtactcaaaaccaaaaaattttaagtttgagtaatgaaaactgaaaacaaattttgttttttcagattataaaatatgagttttaatggcaaagttgtaaaaaatacaaacttgtGGGACCCCTTCTTCTTGACTTGTCTCTGTCAAGTCACATCCACTCTCCTGActtcatcttctttctttttctttctttcttgtttgttcttcgttctttttctttccttcttcttcaaaACCCCTCCACCACCTAGggcctttttttcttcttcttcttctttctttttatttctttcttcttcaaaccCACTCCACCAccaacggtttttttttttctttcttctttctgattttttcttactttctcttcttcttcagacCCACTCCACCATGTTCATCCACACATAAATCCACCCGAAAACAGGAACATATAACCATGTTAAGCCAAGCCAATGtctcaaacccaaaaacacaaacccataaacacatGGGTaccaatcaaacacaaacccacaaccatgGCTGAGGACTGGTTTTTTATCGTGTTGAATGGGTCAGGTTTGCTTAACAAAGGGTGTTCCGACTCGTCTTTGGTGAATTGGTTGTTGTGTTTGGACGGTAATGGTGTTGTTGGCAGCATGGGATGGGATTTTTGACTTATGGGTTTCGGTCTCTTTCTGGGTTTTATGATGGGCATGGCAGAgcaaaaaaatgaattgaaagaaTGAGATGTTACCGTTCTGTTTGTGGGAATCGTTCTCTTTGTGGGTTTTGTGATGggccaaaattggaaattaaccCTGTCtctcaaacaatataattagtaggcattgttacaaaattattttttactaacatctcaagtctaagaggctcgattttgggcctaaaaatcgagtctttgagggtCGATTTTTATGTTCTGATCAGGTCTAAGTTGACACTTTTTCCACATGGCGTTCACCTGGAAAccaagtctctaagactcgatttatctGTAAGACACACTAAACAGATTTTCGCAAGTGTTGGAGTACAAAGTGTTGGAgtacaaaacacaaacatagaTCAGCCACCATCTACAAGCACAGACCAGCCACTATCAAATACAACCCACAAATCCGAGCATTAATCCAACAACTCAGCATAAATCCACCCCCAACAACcacataaaatcaaaattaaaaaaataaaaatcccaaaACCCATCATTCAACAAATCAGGTATGGCGATGCTCTTGGTCACAATAGATCAGGTACGACAGCGCGTGGTCCTGGGTTTGCTTGTAGGTGACGCGCTTGATGACCCAGTTTGGGTTGAGCCTGTACCAACCCGAGGGCTCCCACTACGGGTTCAGAGATCCGATTCGTAGACGGCGAGGATTATGCAACAAATACGTGGGACGGGGTCGAACTTGTCGAAAAACCCAGCCACATCTGCCAGAAATCATCAACACCCGCCAAAAACCACCTTAACTCTAATTaaaaacccaccaaaacccaTTGCGAGACCCACGAGCTGAGCCACCCATGAACCATGAAGTcgacccacaaaaaaaaaagggagaagacGGAGTGGCAGAAATGGGAGATAGAAATGGTGAAGATTGAAGTCActgaatagaaaaagaaaaagaaaaaggagtgaCAGAGATGGGTTAGCGTTGGTCGGCGGCGATGGGTCTATGGCGGCTGGGCTTGTGCAGATCAGcgtggaggaagaaagaagtaGATGGAGAGGTAGTGAGGAGAGAGACACAGAGAACAAATGTAgtggtgattttttatttgggtttgaaAGCTAGGGTTTGGCCCGTTTGGGTATGGTCATCTGTGGCTTATAAATCAAGTCTTAAAGACTTGATTTCCAAGTAGACGCCACGgggaaaaaatgtcacatcagacGGGACCAGAACATGAAAATCGaccctcaaagactcgatttttaagcccaaaattgagtctcttagactcgagatgttagtaaaaaatataattttgtaacagtgcctactaattatattgtttggaaattaatgttaattttcaattttggccTTTTGTGATGGGTAGCCATGTTACCACTTTGTACAATACAAGTGGGTGGGCTCCACCATTTTGCCAAAAATTAGAGTTAAAAAGTGAGAGATATAACTCAGTTTTGGAACCAAACACAAATTGTAGAGAGATTTGAGTTGTTGTGGGATTACTGGATTAGCTATATGAGTTTGAGTTAtgggttttgacttttgagatatgagttttgagatataatttatgaGCAATCCAAACACCCTCTAATGCTCTTAGAACTTCGGATGGTCTATAAAGTGCctaatattgtaaaaattgataaattggATGTTGTGATTTATTAATCTTGTCAACTTTTCTACACTGGATAATGAGATATCATAGATTCATGACACTTATCACTATTTGAcctcttctaaaaaataaaataaaaataaaaaagaagaagaagataattttAGGCTGTCAGAATTGGGTTTGAAGTATCAACTTTCAGTTAAAGGGCCTAAAAACTGGGACTATATCCATCTAAATATGAATGACTCATAATCAGcctatttatttaaaaacatttgTTCATGTAGATagattttttacattttttttatgactcGATAGTTTCAAtgggggaggggggatttgTGAAAGAAGAAGGGTGCGTTTATTAGGCCTTTTtcggcgaaaatgggcaaatgcccatttcgcacaaaaaaaatgacaaatgccccatttcccaaactaattacgaaaatgcccctcttttgaaactcgattttctcaaaatcgaatttaaaaaaaaaaatctggagccctatagcgacgttttaaaaAGCCTATAGTGaagttttaaggacctatagcggcgttttgtaactcaaccTCCATGAAAtcgagctcgagttacaaaacacTGCTACAGgtccttaaaaacgtcactataggcttcttaaaacgtcgctatagggcttaactcgattttgagaaaatcgagtttcaaaaaatgagcatttccctaattaattTGGGAAAGGGAgcaacatgctgattttttttgtgaaaagggCAAAAACCCATTTTGGCCAGCCTTTTCGTATTCTAAACTTGCGTTTTTAGAGAATTTACGTTTTTAAAGACTAAAAATTGCATTTCAAATACACAGCACTAACTAACTTTTTTACAAACatcgattttaagaaaatattacattttttttttaatgtacattTTCGCAATAGTTTATCCAACCCAGCTTAAACTATAGTTAGGCATTGATTGTTTGAATAAAAACATTCCACTCTCATAATGTAATAAGTAGAATAAtcttaaattaatatttgaactttatatgtgtgtgtatatatatatactagcctctgagtACGCATGTAAGGACGTGCTCAaaagctcttctatttttttgggtaaaagttaatgttttgcatctattataatttaaatttttttattttttaaacaaataaaaaagtataaattttaaagataagcagtaaatgtaatttattttttgaatgtgaaaggggaaaaaatcctaaattttaggagttctctttttgaattcaaaataaaatttgttatttaacatttatgaccttatttttaaataaagttatcattcactaatgagggtattttgaaccacataaaaatcAAGTTGAAAGAGAAGAATCCTCTTATATACAgtactagcctctaagcacgcacGTTGTGCCACTTGTGCGTGCTCGaaaactcttctatttttttgggtaaaggttaataatttgcatcgattctaatttagaaatatatatttttatttttcaaaaaaaataaaaatgataaattttaaag
This genomic interval carries:
- the LOC142620546 gene encoding uncharacterized protein LOC142620546; the protein is MENENVEPKFKRMYIRYNAQKVGFLGGCRPFVGLDGCHLKGRFGGQLLSATAKDGNDNIFLVAMAVVEQETKDSWIWFLEQFADDIGRPEELNLVFISDRQKGLLPAMETLFLTVEHRYCVEHRYCVKHIYNNFKVNHKGIELKSVLWRCAGTTSAREFERERKHLKSLNEEAWKYLADIEPAQWTISHFSSRALTDCLVNNLSESFNSMIVKARDKPILSMLEYIRVRLMTRMYIKKIGIEKYGGKLCPSIQDKLEKLKLESKNFCAMPFGRFVYEVDNGRERHVVDLV